CGTCCGGGGTGAGCACGGGCTGCGGGACCACGATCCCGCACCCGGTGCAGACCGGCCCGGACCAGGGTTCGCTGTCCAGGTCCTGCCGCCAGACGATGCGGGCCTGTGCGCACACCGGGCAGTCGGTGCCCGGCTCCGACTCCAGGGCCGAGATCAGCCGGGTCAGTACCTCCGCGAGGGGCGCCATCGGGTGGATCGCCGGGTTCTCGCAGCGTGCGACCCCGTTCCCGCCCCAGGTGCGCAGGTGCCAGTCGTCGAAGGCGGCCGGGCGCCGCAGTCCCTCGTGCTTCTCCCGTTTGCGGCGCTCGGCGAACCCCGCTTCGTAACCGAGCCAGACAGCCCGCGCCGTCTCCAGCTCCTCCAGCGCGCGCATCAGCCGCGCCGGGTCGGGTGCCCGGTCCTCGGGGCCCATCCCGTGCCGGGCGCACAGGTGGTCCCAGGTCGCCCGGTGGCCGTACGGCGCGAAGCGTTCCAGGCATTTGCGCAGCGAGTACCGCCGCAGTGCCAGATCACTCCGCGGGTCGCGGACCTGTCTCGCAAGACTCCGGAAACCGGCCATGGCGCTGCCACCTCCGTCGCTCGTACTCCGTCGCCCGTAGTTCGGCGTCAGTGAGTGGACGTACGACTGCCCGGATCGGCTCCATCCAAGGGTCGATCCGTCCACTTGGTGAGATGAGGATTCGTCATGTGACGGGATGTGGTGATTCGGAAAAGGTGACCGATGTTCACCTTACTCGCGGGTTGTACCGCCGGTAACGTCCGGCGCATCGGCCTCTCCGAGGAGCACGCATGCCCCCACGCACCCGCATGTCCGCACGTACCGGCAGGACAAGGGCCGCCACCATCGCGGCCGTTCTCGCCCTCGGCACGTCCCTGCTGGCCTCCGCGCCCCACGCCGGCGCCGCCGAGCCGGACCCAGCCCCCGTCGTCGACTACTGCCAGGGGCAGTGCGACGACATCCTGCCGCCCGGCGAGAACGGCAACGCCACCCTCGTCGAGATCCTCGGCAACAAGGCGTTCGGCACCCATCCCGCGCACAGCGACGACCAACTCGACCGTTACGACGGGCTGGTGGCCGGGCACACCGGACTCACCGACCAGAAACTGAACGACTTCTTCAACGATGCCTCCTTCGGCGTCGCGAAGGACCAGGTCGAGTCCGTCACCTCGCCGCGCGACGACGTCACCATCACCCGGGACAAGGTGTCCGGCGTCCCGCACATCAAGGGCACCACCCGCTACGGAACCGAGTTCGGCGCCGGCTTCGCGGCCGGTCAGGACCGGCTCTGGCTGATGGACCTCTTCCGCCACATCGGACGCGGGGAGCTGACCTCGTTCGCGGGCGGCGCACTCGCCAACCAGGGGCTGGAGCAGCAGTTCTGGCCGCAGGCCCCGTACACCGAGGCCGACCTTGCGGCCCAGGTCGAGTACATCAGGACCCATGAGGGCCCCCGCGGCGAACAGGCGATGGCCGACGCGCAGGCCTACGTCGACGGCATCAACTCCTACCGCGAGAAGTCGAAGAAGGGCCGCTACTTCCCCGGCGAGTACGTCCTCACCGGCAAGGTCGACGCGATCACCAACATCGGTGAGATCCAGCCCTTCCAGCTGACCGACCTGATCTCGATCGCTTCCGTGGTCGGCGGCCAGTTCGGCGGCGGTGGTGGCGGCGAGGTGCAGGCGGCGCTCTCGCTGCTGTCCGCCCAGCAGAAGTACGGCGTCGCCGAGGGGACCAAGGTCTGGGAGTCCTTCCGCCAGCGCAACGACCCCGAGGCCGTGCTGACCGTCCACGACGGCACGTCGTTCCCGTACGCCGACAAGCCCGCCAAGGCCGTCGGCACCGCGCTCCCGGACCCCGGCTCCGTCACCGCCGAACCGCTGATCCACGACCGCACCGGCTCCGCGGGCACGAACGAGAAGGCGCCCGTCAAGGCCCCGGCCACGCTCAGGAAGGCCCAGGGCATCTACGACGACGGGGTCATCCCGGAGGGCTCGCTCCCCGGCTCGGGCTCCGGCGCGCAGAAGCGCGGCATGTCCAACGCCCTGCTCGTCTCCGGCAGCAGCACGGCGAGCGGCAACCCGATCGCGGTCTTCGGCCCGCAGACCGGCTACTTCGCCCCGCAGCTGATGATGCTCCAGGAGCTCCAGGGCCCCGGCATCAGCGCCCGCGGTGTCTCCTTCGCCGGTGTCGGCATGTACATCCAGATGGGCCGCGGTCAGGACTACGCCTGGAGCGCCACATCGGCGGGCCAGGACATCACCGACACGTACACCGTCGACCTGTGCGAACCCGACGGCTCGGCCCCCACCAAGAACTCCACGCACTACCTCTACCGCGGCGACTGCACCGCCATGGAGAAGCTGGAGCGCTCCAACTCCTGGAAGCCGACCGTCGCCGACTCCACGGCGAAGGGCTCCTACCGGATGCAGGTGTGGCGCACCGGATACGGCATCGTCACCCACCGCGCCACGGTGGACGGCAGGCCCGTCGCCTACACGAGCCTGCGCACCACCTACCGGCACGAGGCCGACTCGATCATCGGCTTCCAGATGCTCAACGACCCGTCGTACGTCACCGACGCCGCCTCCTTCCAGCAGGCGGCGAGCAACATCGACTACGCCTTCAACTGGTTCTACGCCGACTCCCGCACCGCCGCCTTCTACAACAGCGGCATGAACCCGGTCCGCGCGGCCGGCGTCGACCCGGCGCTGCCCATCAGGGCGGAGAAGGCGTACGAGTGGCGGGGCTACGACCCGGCGGCCAACACCGCCTCCTACACCCCCTTCGCCGAGCACCCGCACTCCACGGGCCAGGACTACTACGTCTCCTGGAACAACAAGCAGGCCGAGGGGTACGCCTCCGCGGGCTTCGGGCTCAGCGCGGTGCACCGGGCCGACCTGCTCGACGACCGGGTGTCGAAGCTGGTGGAGGAGGGCGGCGTGACCCGCGCCTCCCTCACCCGGGCGATGGCGGACGCGGCACTCACCGACCTGCGCGGTGAGCAGCTGCTTCCCGAGCTGTTGAAGGTCATCCGCTCCCAGCCGGTCACCGACCCGGAGCTGAACACGGTCGTCCAGCAGCTCGACTCCTGGCGGGC
This genomic interval from Streptomyces sp. NBC_00464 contains the following:
- a CDS encoding penicillin acylase family protein translates to MPPRTRMSARTGRTRAATIAAVLALGTSLLASAPHAGAAEPDPAPVVDYCQGQCDDILPPGENGNATLVEILGNKAFGTHPAHSDDQLDRYDGLVAGHTGLTDQKLNDFFNDASFGVAKDQVESVTSPRDDVTITRDKVSGVPHIKGTTRYGTEFGAGFAAGQDRLWLMDLFRHIGRGELTSFAGGALANQGLEQQFWPQAPYTEADLAAQVEYIRTHEGPRGEQAMADAQAYVDGINSYREKSKKGRYFPGEYVLTGKVDAITNIGEIQPFQLTDLISIASVVGGQFGGGGGGEVQAALSLLSAQQKYGVAEGTKVWESFRQRNDPEAVLTVHDGTSFPYADKPAKAVGTALPDPGSVTAEPLIHDRTGSAGTNEKAPVKAPATLRKAQGIYDDGVIPEGSLPGSGSGAQKRGMSNALLVSGSSTASGNPIAVFGPQTGYFAPQLMMLQELQGPGISARGVSFAGVGMYIQMGRGQDYAWSATSAGQDITDTYTVDLCEPDGSAPTKNSTHYLYRGDCTAMEKLERSNSWKPTVADSTAKGSYRMQVWRTGYGIVTHRATVDGRPVAYTSLRTTYRHEADSIIGFQMLNDPSYVTDAASFQQAASNIDYAFNWFYADSRTAAFYNSGMNPVRAAGVDPALPIRAEKAYEWRGYDPAANTASYTPFAEHPHSTGQDYYVSWNNKQAEGYASAGFGLSAVHRADLLDDRVSKLVEEGGVTRASLTRAMADAALTDLRGEQLLPELLKVIRSQPVTDPELNTVVQQLDSWRASGAQRKESSPGSHTYGNADAVRIMDAWWPKLIEAEFKPGLGDDLYGALTANLATDESPAASHGPSGAHSGSAFQYGWWGFADKDLRQVLGQPVKGPLARSYCGNGDLSSCRAALLSTLKQAAAVPAAEVYPADDSCKAGEQWCTDSIIHRALGGIAQKAIHWQNRPTYQQVVEFPAHR